The DNA region GACGATTAGGAAAACTAGATATACATCTAGCACATATATTAGAAGGCTTCATTACAAATGCATTATACAGAAGAGGATcaattattgaattaaattaattttagattattttaataattgatattttaaaataatattatttcgaCTGTACCTTTTCGCtttacataatttattatttatattattctgaaaaatatatttaaaatggatGTTGTTTGCTTGTTATACAACACTCAGACGactctttaatatttaaaaatttgccCTCTTTACACTTCAGTCACTTTTAGATTTTACGCAGAACTGAAAGAGCTGCGGATAACATAACGTAATGATActtcatataaaatattcaaGATGTGAAAGCATTTTTGGATTGGGAATAGTTGTCCTTCACTGATGCAATTAATCAATCATTTGCTGACTTTTTGGTGAATTTTTATTAGGATCCTTGGTATCAAACTACGCAGTATCATGTGTACATTGTTGATCCATTATCAAAACTGCGCTGCAAATGCAAATTCAGCAGTGGATTAGTCAACGGAAGAATTGATCAATATAAATCCTCAAGGTGGCGTGAGTGTATTCGTTTGATCGTTAcgcatttaaaacaaattatactATTGTCATTATGTGTCTATTTTAAAGTGACATTTAATTTCcttttcaagtaaataaaaataaaaagaattatttaaataacCTGTTTTATAAGTgaaattgtttgttaaaaaaaataaacatttccaCAAAGATATCGACAGGGTGATTGATTGAGCTTTTCTCATCCTCACCAAATAAATAAGTTGACATTCAATTCATACAATAGCTATTAAAAGCTGCAGTGTAAAAGTTTCTTTTAGTTCATGTTTTGTTGAAAACAAATACCATAGTACATTGAAATGACTATaagaagaaaatcattttaattatttatttttcaagagGTAGTTGTAAGTAGTGCagtaaaataatacataaaacttatattaaacaagttataattaaaaaaaatgaacattcatgtatacatacatatattttttattgtaaacatgGTTTAATgtgtttgaatattaaaaatcttccgaaatataattatctgaacataaattttaaaaatgctttttcataacttttaaaaaaggaaacacctcagctatatatatatatatatataaatatataaaaaataaataaacaaaacaacacaAGTCAATGTCGAGTATTTCGTGAATCCCTTTCAAACAACTGATTTTCACTAATACTTTGTTAGTTCCACGGACATTAATGGAATTCGATGACAAAATGCTGGTCGCATGGAAAAGAAAGGTTTACTTTCACTTTTTCTCTTCAGCTTGCTCCATTGGTTGATCTTTTTTCTCTTCAGCTTGTTCCATTGGTTGGtcttttttctcttctttatTCTGCTCAAGTAATTGTTGACCCGTGGTTTTCTAAGAGATTGAAAATATTCTTTAGTTcccaaaaatttaaataaaatattcattaacgAGAAAAACACCAGCTGCTTGTTTATCATTACAAAATTGAGATTATATGGATGTTCGATATATTCATACTATAGTAGTAAGTTCAATTAGAAATTcttgtaatttattttccaaCACTTACAAACAGAAGAATTCCAAAAAGAGAATGTTCGTCAGAGGCGAAACAATGCTTTGGCGATAAGAGGGTACCATCTGCATTGATACCAATGCATCGACCATGTTCCACAGTTGATTGAAGAGATACCATTAGTTCCCCACTCAACACCAACTGAAGCTTGGCTTCAACTGGCACTTGGGCTCCAGTCTCCTGTAaccaaaagtaaaataaaagtttgtacTTTTATGTGAACAAAATCAATAgatctaaccaaaattttcaattcaaaccTTTAAAAAAGTTGACAAAATCAGATCAAAAGGACCACTTACCACATGGATGACTTTAGTTTCTCCATCAACAATTCCTAGAAAATTATTGTAGTTGTAAAGATGGACTTGGTTGTTTCCGTCGTTGAATACAGTCCATATCGctgaaaacaacaacaaaaagaatATTCAAAGCTGAAATAGATGAGCTGTATCATGGTTGTGAAAAATCTTAATGAAGTTTTACTTACAATTCCAGGCCTGTGGCCCGATGTCCCCTTTACCCTCCACTATCAGTTCACCAGACGGATCCTGCACAATGTGGAGCGAATGTCCACTGGCTTTGGAAATGAGCTGGATTTGAGCTCCAGTTACGAAATTGGCCTTGACAAAAAAGACATTACTTAGTTTCAaaggaaaaaacaaaatttcaaatgagTGTATTTTAGCTGATTAAACATTGAGAAAAATTACCAGGGCTGGACCAAAGTTGTGTTTGTTCCATTCACTCTCGAGAAAATTTCCGGCTGCTTCTATTTTTTCCTGAATAACATCACCGACTTTCTCCAATTTGTCttcaatcttttttattatccCAGGCTGCATagaattgtacaaaatatttataatgacAGTGAATTGTGTcgttaatttaaataattttaatggaACTTCAGGTATATCTGTATTTATAAAATCCTAACGTTAAGTATCACATAACGTTACTTTTTTGTTTACCTTTTGAGCTGGGTAATCAGTTTTCTTTTTGGCTTGAGAATTGTCTGCCATATTTGAATATCTAAAAATGCAATGGCATTATCCAATTTTTAGTAATACAAAATTTACCCAATGCCTTTTCAATAACGATACCAGAATGTTTTTAATCACATTCATCACGTGATTGACCTATATATCGATGATATACGAGAACTTTTGAGAAGCTTCTCGAAGGGAAACGCATGTCCGATAACTCGTCGTTGTCTtagatattttggattttttaaaaattatcataaaaattataaaatgaaatttaaacattagaaaatatttttgttatttatgtaACGAatttaccaataaaaaaaattaatattatatctTACAATGATTTATCAAATGCGCCTCTTGCATTCAGAAAACAAatagtaatataaacatttttgacTAACgcttttcataaaattaatgttatctTCACCATTATTgcatatagatatttttttgttcGCAGATTCTCTTTAAATGAAATtgcaaaatgtattttatttatctacagTAAACTTTAAGTACTCACCGATTCTGTAGCGGCTTTTAAAGTGTGTGTCGATTTTTGCTTACTACGACGTAACCGTTGCTTCTACGCATTTATTTTGTATCAGGTCAGTGCGGAACTGAATCAATGAActtaaagatagataactccTCCTTTAGAATAACGGCATATTACATCGAATTCAACCAagcatttaaatttgaaaaaaaaaatccctcttTTAAATACctttcaaaatttcacaaagCTTTAGTTTTATCTTGATATTTAACAATACTgtcttttaaaaacatgtaaattctttaaaatcacgATATTTAGCCTTTGATTATAAGAGACAAAATATCAGATACTTAAAGGAAAGTTActtatataaatgtttaatatataacCACCAATTTGAATCATATACATACattctttaattgtttatttgttaacATCACGATATTAGAAATTGTACTGCTCTTTTACTGTGTAAATCGGTTAGCGCTGAGCCAGCAGATAATTTCATGACTTatgatataacaaatgaatatgCAATAGTTGAAGAAACCTGTTAGGGTGGTGATCTGtttaacacatacatgtataggtcCATTTTTACTTAGGCATCTATAAGGATaaaaaaagttcatttattAACTCAAGAGATGATAGAGCAAAGTATGCAACATAATGTAATGTTAAGTAACTAAATAAACAGAACATTTGTAAGTGAACAGTTTCACACAAAACATACAACTTTGTTACATGTTAGTTTTACATGGCTATCATCAAAATATCTCTCAAAGATGGGGCGTTCTCTcaactatattttaaaaaacaatttgatcagcaaaagagcagtaccgtagttatataaaacaaaaagaaaatcacaTGTACAGACTTGCTGCTAGTTACCGTAAAGTTGTGGataattaaaggggcatggtcacgattttggtcaaaaatcatttttccgattttgatatctacaatgcttcagaaaggcatttttaatatgcaaccgaaatttgagtgtaattttttgagtttta from Crassostrea angulata isolate pt1a10 chromosome 7, ASM2561291v2, whole genome shotgun sequence includes:
- the LOC128155903 gene encoding uncharacterized protein LOC128155903; its protein translation is MADNSQAKKKTDYPAQKPGIIKKIEDKLEKVGDVIQEKIEAAGNFLESEWNKHNFGPALANFVTGAQIQLISKASGHSLHIVQDPSGELIVEGKGDIGPQAWNSIWTVFNDGNNQVHLYNYNNFLGIVDGETKVIHVETGAQVPVEAKLQLVLSGELMVSLQSTVEHGRCIGINADGTLLSPKHCFASDEHSLFGILLFKTTGQQLLEQNKEEKKDQPMEQAEEKKDQPMEQAEEKK